The Bifidobacterium animalis subsp. animalis ATCC 25527 genome has a segment encoding these proteins:
- a CDS encoding O-acetylhomoserine aminocarboxypropyltransferase/cysteine synthase family protein produces the protein MSAQETHTPYHFETLQLHVGQESADPASDARAVPIYQTTSYVFHDFDHAEARFGLADPGNIYGRLTNTTQGVFEDRIAALEGGTAGLAVASGAAAVEYAVRNITQAGDHIVAAKNIYGGTFNLLRHTLPRDGITTTFVDANDSHAFEEAIADNTKLVYFETFGNPNADLPDFDAITEIAHRHHLPVIVDNTFATPYLFRPLEHGADIVVESATKFIGGHGTTLGGVIIEGGDFKWDAVPGKFPTLTEPDPSYHGLNFYEALGPVSFVTRIRAVLLRDTGATLSPFSAFLLLQGTETLSLRVERHVENALKVIDYLKTVPEVESISHPSIEGRPDHDLYEKYFPNGAGSIFTFDIRGGKDAARVFIDNLHLFSLLANVADAKSLVIHPASTTHSQESEAELEDQGIHQGTIRLSIGTEYIDDIIDDLKGGFEAVRASGFAD, from the coding sequence ATGAGCGCACAGGAAACCCACACACCATACCATTTCGAGACACTGCAGCTGCATGTCGGCCAGGAGAGCGCAGACCCGGCCAGCGACGCCCGTGCAGTGCCGATCTACCAGACGACCAGCTATGTATTCCACGATTTCGACCACGCCGAGGCCCGATTCGGTCTGGCCGACCCGGGCAACATCTACGGGCGATTGACCAATACGACACAAGGGGTGTTCGAAGACCGCATCGCAGCGCTCGAGGGGGGCACCGCGGGATTGGCGGTCGCCTCGGGTGCTGCGGCCGTGGAGTACGCCGTGCGTAACATCACGCAGGCCGGTGACCATATCGTGGCTGCCAAGAACATATACGGGGGCACGTTCAATCTGCTGCGCCACACCTTGCCACGCGACGGCATCACCACCACCTTCGTCGACGCCAACGATTCCCACGCATTCGAGGAGGCGATCGCAGACAACACGAAACTCGTCTATTTCGAGACCTTCGGCAATCCGAACGCCGACCTGCCCGATTTTGACGCAATCACCGAGATCGCACACCGGCACCACTTGCCGGTGATTGTAGACAACACCTTCGCCACACCATATCTGTTCCGCCCCCTCGAACATGGTGCGGACATCGTAGTGGAATCCGCCACGAAATTCATAGGTGGCCACGGCACCACGCTCGGCGGCGTGATCATCGAGGGAGGCGATTTCAAGTGGGATGCGGTGCCAGGCAAATTCCCGACGCTCACCGAGCCGGATCCCTCATATCATGGCCTCAACTTCTATGAGGCGCTCGGGCCGGTTTCATTCGTGACCCGCATCCGCGCGGTCCTGCTGCGCGACACGGGTGCCACGCTCTCGCCGTTCTCGGCCTTCCTGCTGCTGCAGGGCACCGAGACGCTGTCACTGCGCGTCGAGCGCCATGTGGAGAATGCGCTCAAAGTGATCGATTACCTCAAAACCGTGCCCGAAGTCGAGTCGATCTCCCATCCATCGATCGAGGGACGCCCTGACCACGACCTGTACGAGAAATACTTCCCGAATGGCGCCGGATCCATCTTCACTTTCGACATTCGGGGCGGCAAGGATGCAGCCCGGGTATTCATTGACAACCTGCATCTGTTCTCGCTGCTGGCCAATGTTGCCGACGCGAAGAGCCTGGTGATTCACCCGGCTTCCACGACGCATTCTCAGGAGTCCGAGGCTGAGTTGGAGGATCAGGGCATACATCAGGGAACAATCCGTCTGTCGATCGGCACCGAGTACATCGACGACATCATCGACGATCTGAAAGGCGGATTCGAGGCGGTGCGCGCCTCCGGCTTCGCCGATTGA
- a CDS encoding ABC transporter permease, translating to MLSITMKMMKKNLRMLIPAGIAILIGTAFIAATLLFTNAFDAALREQTTGQFGGSNYAVTADAQFGDDAHDSTVGGLKLNTIAGIGGVEGVRADVTRSVMLNTGSQHGSGVALSTSADPKLLPVSIVGGNAPEPDGVRQIAIPRKLAEQWNLKVGDTISSHAQYGDDAQDVQATITGLTTDPNNVYGYYNGASVASNDLMVAYSDVASFDAIPATAAYLYIEPAHESTVVAQVKAALSPGLTLQDRAHMEEQAIKSLSSNGGDVTKQFLLAFGVLALVVAALVIANTFQVLVAQRRRTLALLRTIGATKRQLYVSVLEEAGMLGLVSSVLGVGVGTGLMALASIATRDQSLGGMRLTLNMSWQVIALPVLFGVAMTVLASVSAARTATSVTPLEAMRPLEISNQHRARVSRAVFGCLFLALGVALALIAIPMNHSKDGDISASALLAGVAGCMLTFIGLAMTALFWLPWLMKGVGAFVSMFGPAAKLANANIQKNPRRIAATGTALLIGVTLISTLATGAAAAKATMNQALDTRYSVDVVAYGPNIPQQAANKVRGERGVGSLLYAKTASAEFTDEQGHAVPTTVIGVPNIAALQSVLNISVDNPAPAFGADDAIMPLVNNATGTSFTFENNTVRLNPTNTEGIPSGNPVELHVDQRDYKRISQNNEAVAFVNTALFDNGTFKADGNAMLIKLNVPADMSLSDVFETIEQDLEVYPNVSVGGPVAERNQWESMVNMMLMLLVALLAVAVVIAVIGVANTLSLSVIERTRESATLRAIGMTRGQLRASLAIEALLISLVTSVVGMVVGTLFGWLGIYIVMSSIADVVYVIDWGTYAIILAIAIVCSLIASVFPARRAVKTPPVEALAEA from the coding sequence ATGTTGTCAATCACGATGAAGATGATGAAGAAGAACCTGAGAATGCTGATTCCCGCGGGTATCGCCATTCTCATCGGCACGGCGTTCATTGCCGCGACGCTGCTGTTCACGAACGCCTTCGACGCCGCATTGCGCGAACAGACCACCGGCCAGTTCGGCGGCTCGAACTATGCAGTCACGGCAGATGCGCAATTCGGCGACGATGCACACGACTCAACGGTTGGTGGTCTTAAGCTCAATACCATAGCGGGCATCGGGGGAGTGGAAGGCGTCCGTGCCGATGTCACGCGCAGCGTCATGCTGAATACCGGCTCTCAACACGGCAGCGGGGTGGCGTTGTCGACGAGTGCCGACCCCAAGCTGCTCCCGGTTTCAATCGTAGGGGGCAACGCCCCCGAACCCGATGGTGTCCGGCAGATTGCAATACCGAGGAAGCTTGCCGAGCAGTGGAACCTCAAGGTGGGAGACACCATCTCGTCGCATGCGCAATATGGCGACGATGCGCAGGACGTGCAGGCGACGATCACGGGTCTCACCACCGATCCGAACAACGTATACGGCTATTACAACGGTGCCTCCGTCGCCTCGAACGACCTTATGGTCGCCTATTCGGATGTCGCCTCCTTCGATGCGATACCAGCGACCGCTGCGTACCTGTACATCGAGCCGGCACATGAATCCACCGTGGTCGCGCAGGTGAAGGCCGCGCTTTCGCCGGGGCTGACGCTGCAGGATCGCGCGCATATGGAAGAGCAGGCCATCAAATCCCTCAGCTCCAACGGTGGTGACGTGACCAAGCAGTTCCTGCTCGCCTTCGGTGTGCTCGCTCTGGTGGTCGCCGCGCTTGTCATCGCGAACACGTTCCAGGTGCTCGTGGCGCAGCGCCGCCGTACGCTGGCATTGCTGCGCACCATCGGTGCCACCAAGCGCCAGCTCTACGTGTCGGTGCTTGAGGAGGCGGGTATGCTCGGACTCGTATCCTCGGTACTCGGCGTGGGCGTGGGAACCGGCCTCATGGCATTGGCCTCCATTGCCACACGGGACCAGTCTCTCGGTGGCATGCGCCTGACGCTGAATATGAGCTGGCAGGTCATCGCGCTGCCCGTGCTCTTCGGTGTTGCAATGACGGTACTCGCATCTGTGAGCGCCGCACGCACCGCCACTAGCGTGACCCCGTTGGAAGCCATGCGACCCCTTGAGATCTCCAATCAGCATCGGGCCCGTGTGAGCCGCGCCGTCTTCGGCTGCCTGTTCCTGGCCCTCGGCGTCGCGCTCGCCTTGATCGCCATCCCGATGAACCACAGCAAGGACGGCGATATCTCCGCCAGCGCATTGCTCGCAGGCGTCGCCGGCTGCATGCTCACATTCATCGGCCTGGCCATGACGGCCCTGTTCTGGTTGCCTTGGCTCATGAAGGGCGTGGGGGCGTTTGTCTCAATGTTCGGGCCGGCCGCCAAGCTCGCCAATGCCAACATCCAGAAGAATCCGCGACGCATCGCCGCCACGGGAACGGCACTGCTCATAGGTGTCACGCTCATCTCCACATTGGCCACCGGTGCCGCCGCAGCGAAAGCGACGATGAATCAGGCACTCGACACCCGCTACAGCGTCGACGTCGTGGCCTATGGCCCAAACATCCCACAGCAGGCCGCGAACAAGGTGAGAGGCGAACGGGGCGTCGGCTCTCTGCTGTATGCGAAGACCGCGAGCGCGGAATTCACCGACGAACAGGGGCATGCAGTGCCCACGACGGTCATTGGCGTGCCCAACATCGCGGCATTGCAGTCGGTGCTCAACATCTCGGTCGACAATCCCGCGCCTGCATTCGGGGCCGATGATGCGATCATGCCGCTCGTCAACAACGCAACCGGAACATCGTTCACCTTCGAAAACAACACGGTACGTCTGAACCCAACCAATACAGAAGGCATTCCATCGGGCAATCCGGTTGAGCTGCATGTGGACCAGCGCGACTACAAGCGCATCTCACAGAACAACGAGGCGGTCGCCTTCGTGAACACGGCGCTGTTCGACAACGGCACGTTCAAGGCGGACGGCAACGCGATGCTCATCAAACTCAACGTGCCTGCCGACATGTCGCTATCGGACGTGTTCGAGACCATCGAGCAAGATCTTGAGGTCTACCCGAACGTTTCAGTCGGAGGCCCGGTGGCGGAACGCAACCAGTGGGAGAGCATGGTCAACATGATGCTCATGCTGCTCGTCGCATTGCTCGCCGTGGCCGTGGTCATCGCCGTCATCGGCGTGGCGAACACGCTGAGCCTGTCGGTGATCGAACGCACCAGGGAATCGGCCACGCTGCGCGCCATCGGCATGACACGCGGTCAGCTCCGCGCCTCCCTTGCAATCGAGGCCCTGCTGATCTCGCTGGTCACGAGCGTGGTGGGCATGGTCGTCGGCACGCTGTTCGGCTGGCTCGGCATCTACATCGTGATGAGTTCGATTGCCGACGTCGTCTACGTGATCGACTGGGGAACCTACGCGATCATCCTGGCCATCGCCATAGTCTGCTCGCTCATCGCCAGCGTGTTCCCCGCACGCCGTGCAGTGAAGACGCCGCCGGTGGAGGCGCTCGCCGAAGCCTGA
- a CDS encoding energy-coupling factor transporter transmembrane component T family protein, whose amino-acid sequence MRSQFYVPVDGWLNRVDVRVKLFTMIAVIVMCSIWGNWVFLTAMLLVEHLFLLSTRISARKTLKVWSFFLPVIVIVFCIMLLTVHLPGWTLWQWGSWLVTSGTMDLCAVVALRIADIVFAVFTVLFTTSRAAWISGLAGLGLPYTAGAAVTDAIQWLPTYAATVHDLVLTQHIRGRYARIGRHNPLTRTAAWCSAHVRAIIAAPAHMSHLNRARSITALAHGAHIDRMGAKRTYLHPAHMRLFDWMLLILVLVYIAAVIVMMVVFGW is encoded by the coding sequence ATGCGTTCGCAGTTCTATGTCCCGGTTGATGGTTGGCTCAACCGAGTGGATGTACGTGTGAAGCTGTTCACCATGATCGCCGTTATCGTCATGTGTTCGATTTGGGGGAACTGGGTATTCCTGACGGCCATGCTCCTCGTGGAGCATCTGTTCCTGCTGTCCACCCGCATATCTGCACGCAAGACGCTCAAGGTGTGGTCATTCTTCCTGCCGGTGATCGTCATTGTGTTCTGCATCATGCTCCTCACCGTGCATCTGCCCGGCTGGACCTTGTGGCAGTGGGGAAGCTGGCTGGTCACCTCCGGCACCATGGATCTATGCGCGGTGGTGGCGCTCCGTATCGCAGATATCGTGTTCGCCGTGTTCACCGTGTTGTTCACCACTTCGCGTGCCGCCTGGATCAGTGGTCTGGCAGGATTGGGATTGCCATACACGGCAGGGGCCGCCGTGACGGATGCGATCCAGTGGCTGCCGACCTATGCGGCCACCGTGCATGACCTGGTGCTCACCCAACACATTCGTGGACGGTATGCGCGCATTGGCAGGCACAATCCCCTCACCCGCACGGCCGCATGGTGCAGCGCTCATGTTCGTGCGATCATTGCGGCACCAGCCCATATGAGCCACCTGAACCGCGCCCGCAGCATCACAGCTTTGGCTCATGGTGCGCATATAGACCGTATGGGTGCCAAACGCACATATCTGCATCCGGCGCATATGCGTCTGTTTGATTGGATGCTGCTGATACTGGTGCTGGTGTACATCGCTGCCGTAATTGTGATGATGGTCGTATTCGGGTGGTGA
- a CDS encoding ABC transporter ATP-binding protein: MEPIVTDVITVMNLGWQYAPSSAHGTSRGALHDVSCYVAEGTLAGIVGPTGSGKSTLAQALTGIIPHILDGTLTGFIRVAGMNVKSTSVSNISAKVGYVPQNPVDLFVTNEVENEIAFPLENRGVAPDEIRSRVDEVLDRLHIEGLRHRDPRTLSEGEMMRVAIGSAIAAEPEVLILDEVLAVLDEDGAQDLYAILDDLMKRNHTSVVMIDLDTRWLREHADSVLVMVGGEVIRRTTREVFLREASLLESVGVSRSRDDHTPLTIARLEPQDVTDPIIIFDHVYYLHPHSENSDAPQLRDVNLRIPRGSFVGVVGPNGSGKTTLLSMMNSQILPSRGHVIVDENDTAECRVRRMAREVAYLDQDPLHMMLTRNVRKEIEFAPRALGVPAQEVNERVNALIRAFDLFDIEDADPIRLSTGQTRLVALASTLATQAPILVLDEPVSGLDYRLKTKFMTLVRDLNKQGITVIMASNDDDLVERYCTHALRMEEGRIVDFGPLHSTQLRSLYHDQEGRV, encoded by the coding sequence ATGGAGCCGATTGTGACCGATGTAATCACCGTGATGAACCTGGGTTGGCAGTATGCGCCCTCCTCGGCGCACGGCACGTCAAGAGGGGCACTGCATGATGTGAGTTGTTATGTGGCGGAGGGAACCCTGGCCGGGATAGTAGGGCCGACCGGTTCGGGCAAGTCCACATTGGCGCAGGCCCTCACCGGTATCATCCCTCATATTCTCGACGGCACGCTCACCGGTTTCATCAGGGTGGCTGGCATGAACGTGAAAAGCACGAGCGTCTCTAATATCTCCGCCAAGGTGGGGTATGTGCCCCAGAACCCGGTGGATTTGTTCGTCACCAACGAGGTGGAGAACGAGATCGCATTCCCCTTGGAGAATAGGGGTGTGGCGCCGGACGAAATACGCTCCCGTGTCGATGAGGTGCTTGACCGACTGCATATAGAGGGACTCCGGCACCGCGATCCGCGTACGCTCTCCGAAGGCGAGATGATGCGCGTCGCCATAGGCTCGGCCATCGCAGCAGAGCCCGAGGTGCTCATTCTCGATGAGGTGCTGGCGGTACTCGACGAAGACGGCGCACAGGATCTCTATGCCATTCTGGACGACCTTATGAAGCGCAACCACACGTCGGTGGTGATGATCGACCTCGACACTCGTTGGCTGCGGGAGCATGCCGATTCGGTGTTGGTGATGGTGGGCGGCGAGGTGATCCGCCGCACCACACGCGAAGTGTTCCTCCGCGAGGCGTCGTTGCTGGAATCGGTGGGCGTGAGCAGATCTCGCGACGACCACACGCCGTTGACAATCGCCCGTCTTGAGCCGCAGGACGTGACCGATCCGATCATCATCTTCGATCATGTGTACTACCTCCATCCGCACAGCGAGAACAGCGATGCCCCCCAATTGCGCGACGTGAACTTGCGGATCCCCCGCGGCTCATTCGTGGGCGTCGTGGGCCCGAACGGATCCGGCAAGACGACCTTGCTGTCGATGATGAATTCTCAGATTCTGCCCTCGCGCGGCCATGTGATTGTGGACGAGAACGACACCGCCGAGTGCCGGGTGCGCCGCATGGCCCGTGAAGTGGCCTATCTCGATCAGGACCCGTTGCATATGATGCTGACGCGCAACGTGCGCAAGGAAATCGAATTCGCCCCGCGTGCCCTGGGCGTGCCAGCCCAAGAGGTGAACGAGCGTGTCAATGCGCTCATCCGGGCATTTGACCTGTTCGACATTGAAGATGCCGATCCCATTCGGTTGAGCACCGGGCAGACCAGACTCGTGGCACTGGCCTCCACATTGGCCACGCAGGCACCCATACTTGTGCTTGATGAACCGGTGTCCGGGTTGGATTATCGGCTCAAAACGAAGTTCATGACCTTAGTGCGGGACCTCAACAAGCAAGGCATCACCGTGATCATGGCAAGCAATGACGATGATCTCGTGGAACGCTACTGCACCCATGCCCTGCGTATGGAGGAAGGGCGCATAGTGGACTTTGGCCCTCTGCATTCCACGCAGTTGCGCTCATTGTACCATGATCAGGAGGGGAGAGTCTGA
- a CDS encoding response regulator — translation MADASRIRIVIADDQELVRAGFTMVINSQPDMQVVGQASNGTQAVQLVERLHPDIVLMDVRMPGMDGLAATAQITSHADGEQHTRVIILTTFDLDEYVMSAINAGASGFLLKDTEPETLLNSIRTVYQGNAIIAPTATKRLIEKMMETGVTQEEPGRQQSEVAAEYTDPELATLTEREREVLIEIAHGLSNQEIADKLFISLPTVKTHVAHILQKINARDRVQAVVFAYENHLV, via the coding sequence ATGGCAGACGCAAGCAGGATTCGTATAGTCATCGCAGATGATCAGGAACTCGTCCGTGCCGGGTTCACCATGGTGATCAACTCACAGCCCGACATGCAAGTCGTCGGGCAGGCCTCCAACGGCACGCAGGCGGTGCAGCTCGTCGAACGGCTCCACCCCGACATTGTGCTCATGGACGTGCGCATGCCGGGTATGGACGGATTGGCGGCCACAGCGCAGATCACGTCACATGCCGATGGCGAGCAGCACACCCGTGTGATCATTCTCACCACCTTTGATCTTGACGAGTACGTCATGTCGGCAATCAACGCTGGTGCTTCCGGCTTCCTGCTCAAAGACACCGAACCCGAGACGCTGCTCAACTCGATCCGCACTGTGTACCAAGGCAATGCCATCATTGCACCGACCGCCACGAAACGGCTCATCGAAAAGATGATGGAGACGGGCGTCACCCAGGAAGAGCCTGGCAGACAACAGTCAGAGGTCGCCGCCGAATACACGGATCCGGAGCTTGCCACCCTCACCGAACGCGAACGCGAGGTGCTCATCGAGATCGCCCATGGACTGTCGAACCAGGAGATCGCCGACAAGCTGTTCATCTCACTGCCCACCGTGAAAACGCATGTGGCGCATATTCTGCAGAAGATCAACGCACGCGACCGAGTGCAGGCGGTGGTCTTTGCCTACGAGAACCACCTGGTGTAG
- a CDS encoding ABC transporter ATP-binding protein → MVDQIHQPTHTPVAIETIDLVKDYGTGESLVHALKDVNVQFEQGRFTAIMGPSGSGKSTLMHVMSGLDSANSGSVVFQGRDLTKLNDKQLTLLRRNYIGFIFQSFNLLPMFTAEQNIVMPLTLAGKKVDRAWFDRLADTLGLRERLGHRPNELSGGQQQRVAIARALITKPSLVFADEPTGALDSASSAEVLGFLKASVRELGQTIIMVTHDPVAASYADRAIVFSDGHIIADVSDPQPAQMSDLLMKERERSTKTAGRSAVQTMPANQNPPIAQQPRNNPAGIGDQPAQGTLMQAPKPPQQRR, encoded by the coding sequence ATGGTTGACCAGATTCACCAGCCGACCCATACGCCGGTGGCGATCGAGACCATCGATCTGGTGAAGGACTATGGCACGGGTGAAAGCCTGGTGCATGCGTTGAAAGATGTCAACGTGCAGTTCGAGCAGGGCCGGTTTACGGCGATTATGGGACCGTCCGGATCCGGAAAATCGACGCTGATGCATGTGATGAGCGGTCTGGACTCGGCCAACAGCGGCAGCGTCGTGTTCCAGGGGCGCGACCTGACGAAGCTCAACGACAAGCAGCTCACGCTGCTGCGCCGCAACTACATCGGTTTCATCTTCCAAAGCTTCAACCTGCTGCCGATGTTCACGGCCGAGCAGAACATCGTGATGCCCCTGACTTTGGCGGGCAAGAAGGTGGATCGTGCATGGTTCGACCGTCTGGCGGACACACTTGGACTGCGTGAACGTCTGGGCCACCGTCCGAACGAACTGTCTGGAGGTCAGCAGCAGCGTGTGGCCATCGCACGCGCCCTCATCACCAAGCCGTCGCTCGTGTTCGCAGACGAACCCACCGGTGCCCTCGACTCCGCTTCAAGCGCCGAGGTGCTTGGCTTCCTCAAGGCCTCGGTACGGGAATTGGGGCAGACGATCATCATGGTCACGCATGATCCGGTGGCCGCCTCCTATGCAGACCGTGCCATCGTATTCTCCGACGGACACATCATCGCCGACGTCTCCGACCCGCAACCGGCGCAGATGAGTGATCTGCTCATGAAGGAGCGCGAACGTTCCACGAAGACCGCTGGGCGCTCCGCAGTTCAGACGATGCCGGCAAACCAGAATCCACCCATTGCGCAGCAGCCCCGGAACAATCCGGCAGGCATCGGCGATCAGCCGGCACAGGGAACCCTCATGCAGGCTCCGAAGCCGCCGCAGCAGCGTCGCTAA
- a CDS encoding DUF7134 domain-containing protein gives MGERLKAFLATHRMLVIDTMTTMLICLLWAITTIPPFLEDGLLVRWDADGWTRIWSILLTLPFALRRTKPHTAAIWFVVTVAVQLVFGPAFLLADAMALPMFYSAVVYDRRNRTREYAILALAFDVATVAVIVFANTHGAIFGRNHMAILTGVYACAPEGAGFSMQSCAAASMESSLLYFIMFTLVLATTLVAALWQRARQHTIRMLGERNAAIAAREQEEKLIAASAERARIARDMHDIVAHTLSIIIIQSDGGRYAATHDVQLARSTMDTIRHEAEHAMHDMKQLLDVFGSSSHADYHDINALIEQAAKVSPDIHVRRELVGDPSPQLLSEPASVAMYHVVQEALTNVRKYAGLNVNVEVREEWNSGTLSFTISDDGRGASASMDGHKAGYGLLGMNERIEAVGGTVEAGPRLNGGFAVHAEVPLATSVQQAGIGSESLLQATAMHTERGGPSAVEVSEESWDGDVANSTGADVDDRDAQQGNDKGDHEIWPNFMQLGKSLRSKPIAQVHEDGHENWITRLSHWAEHHYVLTDTILVAVATAIIVTVPGGMELQDAGYHFSSASGAFGVMMTVLLMLPLCWRRRFPRAVALAFAILVFLQLVFVRPLFTADLAAPFIAYAAMLYSSKRGTWKWLSALIALDGLLFAFKTMLLVEGHTSVVEWMLHATPALRPEDGTVSIEFASQVFIEFAVAAIMVCMLAMVLGAWVKISGANPQVLEARAEALREEQRKQRISAANRERDRISASIQSEVSETLNSVIVETTQEISIIDHQLAQGEEPSAEWISQAFAAIGSQGRTALKRMRELLGVLRETGASDEADPSHNQLNLTPAKSLDEQISAAQSRGVGNA, from the coding sequence ATGGGAGAACGCTTAAAAGCCTTCTTGGCGACACATCGCATGCTGGTCATCGACACCATGACCACCATGCTGATCTGCCTGCTGTGGGCCATCACCACGATCCCGCCATTTCTGGAGGATGGCCTGCTGGTGCGCTGGGATGCCGACGGGTGGACGCGCATCTGGTCGATCCTGCTCACGTTGCCCTTCGCATTGCGCCGCACGAAGCCGCATACCGCCGCCATCTGGTTCGTCGTCACGGTGGCGGTGCAGCTGGTGTTCGGACCGGCATTTCTACTAGCGGATGCCATGGCGTTGCCCATGTTCTATTCGGCGGTGGTCTATGATCGCCGGAACCGGACCCGCGAATACGCGATCTTGGCGTTGGCCTTCGATGTCGCCACCGTCGCCGTGATCGTATTCGCGAACACCCATGGCGCGATCTTCGGGCGTAATCACATGGCAATCCTGACGGGGGTCTATGCCTGTGCGCCCGAGGGGGCCGGATTCTCAATGCAGTCATGTGCAGCCGCCAGCATGGAATCGAGCCTCCTCTACTTCATCATGTTCACGCTGGTACTGGCCACCACGCTCGTGGCCGCACTATGGCAACGGGCACGCCAACACACGATTCGCATGCTGGGCGAGCGGAATGCGGCCATAGCCGCCCGGGAGCAGGAGGAGAAACTCATCGCGGCCTCGGCCGAACGTGCGCGTATCGCCCGTGACATGCACGACATCGTGGCCCATACCCTTTCGATCATCATCATCCAATCCGATGGCGGACGGTATGCCGCCACCCATGACGTGCAACTGGCGCGGTCGACGATGGACACCATTCGGCACGAGGCCGAGCATGCGATGCACGATATGAAGCAGCTGCTCGATGTGTTCGGGAGCTCATCGCATGCCGACTACCACGACATCAATGCCTTGATCGAGCAGGCGGCCAAGGTCTCCCCCGACATCCACGTGCGACGCGAGCTCGTGGGGGATCCCTCACCGCAGCTATTGAGCGAGCCGGCGAGTGTGGCCATGTACCATGTGGTGCAGGAGGCATTGACGAACGTACGCAAATACGCGGGGCTCAATGTGAACGTCGAAGTGCGTGAGGAGTGGAACAGCGGAACCCTTTCCTTCACCATCAGCGACGACGGACGTGGTGCCTCGGCGTCCATGGATGGGCATAAGGCCGGCTACGGTCTGCTCGGCATGAACGAACGCATCGAAGCCGTCGGCGGCACGGTGGAGGCAGGGCCCCGTCTCAACGGCGGTTTCGCAGTGCATGCCGAAGTCCCATTGGCCACCTCCGTGCAGCAGGCCGGCATCGGCTCGGAATCGCTCCTGCAGGCAACCGCGATGCACACAGAGCGCGGCGGCCCCTCCGCCGTGGAAGTCTCGGAGGAAAGCTGGGACGGTGATGTGGCCAACAGTACCGGAGCAGACGTGGATGACAGGGATGCTCAGCAGGGCAATGACAAGGGCGACCACGAGATTTGGCCCAATTTCATGCAACTGGGCAAGTCGTTGCGTTCCAAACCCATCGCGCAGGTACACGAGGACGGACACGAGAACTGGATTACCAGACTGTCACATTGGGCCGAGCACCATTATGTGCTCACCGACACGATTCTCGTCGCTGTGGCGACCGCCATCATCGTGACGGTTCCTGGCGGCATGGAGCTGCAGGACGCCGGCTACCACTTCTCCTCGGCATCCGGCGCCTTTGGGGTGATGATGACCGTACTGCTTATGCTGCCACTGTGCTGGCGCAGGCGTTTCCCTCGTGCGGTCGCATTGGCGTTCGCCATTCTCGTGTTCCTGCAACTGGTTTTCGTGAGACCATTGTTCACCGCCGATTTGGCGGCGCCATTCATCGCCTATGCCGCCATGCTCTACAGCAGCAAACGGGGCACCTGGAAATGGCTCAGCGCACTGATTGCACTCGATGGGCTGCTGTTTGCGTTCAAGACGATGCTGCTTGTCGAGGGCCACACCTCGGTCGTCGAGTGGATGCTTCATGCCACGCCTGCATTGCGACCCGAAGATGGCACCGTCAGCATCGAGTTCGCCAGTCAAGTGTTCATCGAATTCGCCGTCGCGGCCATCATGGTCTGCATGTTGGCGATGGTGCTCGGCGCATGGGTCAAGATCAGCGGTGCGAATCCGCAGGTGCTGGAGGCCCGGGCCGAGGCGCTGCGCGAAGAGCAGCGCAAACAACGTATCTCCGCCGCCAACCGTGAACGCGACCGTATCAGTGCGAGCATCCAATCTGAGGTGAGTGAAACGCTCAACAGCGTGATTGTCGAGACAACGCAGGAAATATCGATCATCGACCATCAGCTTGCGCAGGGAGAGGAGCCGTCTGCAGAATGGATCAGTCAGGCGTTCGCGGCCATCGGCAGTCAGGGACGCACCGCTTTGAAGCGCATGCGCGAACTGCTTGGTGTGCTGAGGGAAACCGGTGCCAGCGATGAGGCGGATCCTTCGCACAATCAGCTCAATCTGACGCCCGCGAAATCGCTTGATGAGCAGATCTCCGCCGCGCAGAGCCGCGGCGTGGGCAATGCCTAG